In the genome of Mytilus edulis chromosome 14, xbMytEdul2.2, whole genome shotgun sequence, the window TCCTCGTTTTTGATAAAACCTAGAATGACTAGAAGGATAATTACTATTTGACATCTGtaagtttttatacgcccgtcaaagtTTTGACGGGACGtgttatggtatacaaatgtccggcgtccatcgtaccgtccgtccgtctgtccggcgtaaacatgtcgcaccgtaacttgcgAACGACTcgtccaaatttcatgaaacttaatacagTTGTTCCTTataatggtcaaacgatctgtatactttttgtcgTACATGCAAACTTAATTTGAAAGTCcttatctaaataaaaatataaagatgtaTTTCCCACGTCTTAAACAGAATATAAATGTAGTCTGTAAAAAGTTTTTAGCAAAACTTTATGACTTTGtgaatttcattcaaaatgttACAGGTTAATCACTTTGTTCATTAAAACATAGAAAGATATCTAACATATTTTATTACGAAAGTTAGAAACATTATTGTCAGCAGGGAGAAGAAAATACTACTGTTTTAATTAGCTCACCTGTTATATATAACTATACTATACATTAATactaatattaataatataatatacattatatacCGGATTCATTTCAAGAGGCAGTAAAAAAGGAATTCGTACTTTCAAAATGTTCAATGAATATTGTTTGAAACTATAATATGATTTAATACGGATACATGGTATTAGTACAAAGGTTGTAATAAACAGAACtggtaaaatatttgattttatttaaaaatacttACCTTAAATAAGTCTGTGAATAACACTGTTTCTAGATTATTATTATTTAGGTATTACAAGTATATAACATGATATAAGATTAAAACAAAGTAAATGTAATTGTAGCAACATATACACATATGGAAAGGGTATTAAAAGTTTATATCTTAAAAATGTAACCAGTGTGTTTAATGAGTTACCGATTTAGATGTTTAGTCtttcataatatttataaaataccaCGGCTAATTTTGGTGTTTACACACAGTTTATGGATCACTCCTTCATGAAGttcacataaaatatttaaaaaaaaaaaaaatgaaacttgtTTTTCTGAGCTACATGTAGGTCATGTTCCCTATAAAGTGAGATGATTTTTGCAACCATTACATGTTAAGGATATAATTACTTACAAAAATTcccatatttaaaaacaatattccaTACAAGATATCGTACTGCAGTACAGAAAATATGTTATGTAACGATGACGTAGCCATTGGTgtagcgttttttttttttatcatgagaCCGACGCTAAAAACAAACCTTGTGGGAAAATccgtaaaaatttaaattattttcataacTTATATTTTAACAGGTTGAGCATGTATGACtagtcattttttatttattaaatatgttaaaactaagAATGCAACTACTTGAACCAAGCTTATGCAGTTATACCTATTCGGTTAAAAGTTTTCTTGGTTTAATGTTTTCTAAAGAACCTTATAATTGGCGATtgacttttgaattttgaaacaaactgtgaaaataaataaaagtaaattagTTGAAacatttttatgtgttttatgatAGTATGAAGCGCACTAGTTACAAGATTTCGCATAGCAGCATTTACCATCTGAAAAAAGACTGGCCTTAAACAAATGAAAATGGTTTTTGCTTTGAAAAgcattcaaaatatttagaacgGATCGGAGCCTGGTGTGACATTGTTCAAGTACTGCCTCTACTGTAtaactagcctgtcaacactgatgttgtgcGAGTTCGAATCCCACGTGTCACAGGTACattcgacttcaatcttaatcGACTACGATTTCTACTTTTCCTGTGAAAGTTTAGTAGTTCTCTCCAGTATAACTTTACGGTATAGAATTTTCCCAGTGTTGACGGTCATTTTATGACTTGTAATTTTGTCACATCTTTGGTGTTTCCTGTAGTTTCTTTCGTGGGCAATCTAACAACATCTTTCTTTTTATTCTCCATATATGGGCATTtgatttctggtctgtgcgtctgtctgttcgtccgttcgttcgttcgttcgttcgtctgttccgTTATTCCGTCCTtttgttccgcttcaggttaaagtttttgatcgaggtagtttttgatgaagtagaagTACAATCtccttgaaacttagtacacatgtgccctatgatatgatttttctaatttaaatgtcaaattagagattttgtctcattttcacggtccattgcacatagaaaatgatagtgatgatgggacatccgtgtactttggacacattcctgtttaaattttttaaaaaggggggcgTTACGAAATTCACGCAAAATTATGACATGCTATGAATGCAGCAAAGGAAAGTTAGAATTAAGGTGAAGAATAAAAAGTCATCTAATGGATTAACATTTAGTTTTCATTTGACAGTTTAAATAAGTTATACATGTTACAACATACAATTCAAAAgattataaaatatgtttcatTTCACTTTTGGTCAACATGATCGTCCCCGTTTTAAATTGAACCTCGGGCGAAACCCTTGTTTTAATGTTACAAAGTCTATAAAATTTTCCTCCAAACATTCCGCTTTCTTTTCGTTGACCCATGAAATTGAGAACTCTTTTAGGTCCTCGCCTTTCAAGAACTTTCCAATCTTTTGGCGGTCATAACCACCCGTGTGTGCCTAAAACGGAAATTTCATAAATCAACATGGTTTGTACACAAATTgcctagaatgtgtttaaatattTCTGTATACAGATAAGGGATTTCAAGACTATAAAATCCAAAATTATCTTAAATTGGAATTAaaaaacactttattttatattaaaccaTTCATTTGTCACCTCATCTAGAGTAGAAATTATCTTAGACCTGAATTTATTGTTGATATCAAATAGAATATATAAGGTGTTACTATAATTTTAACTCACGTTGATTGACGAACTTTGATTTAAtcatttagaataaaatatttctGAAAAGTGCTATAAACTCAAGTCAAGATGTTATCAGTGCCTTAGTACTGGGatgatatataaaggcaacagtagtataccactgttcgaaattcataaatcgattgaggaaaaaaccaaatccgggtcgCAAACTAAAACAGAtggaaaaacatcaaatataagaggagaacaagaGGCGAcacaaaacacacagaaacgaactacaagACAACACCTGCCATCtacctgacttagtacaggacattccagggaaaatggtgggttgaacctggtccTGCGTccagccaaacctcgcactttaatgacaATGTCAAACATAACACTGAAAtaacaacattacacgacaggaccactgtacaaataaatgcaagaacattcaggacagagaaatacacaaataaacattacaataaggCATCCAAAcatgcaaatagttatcaaaggcgcTAAGCTTATTACTTAAAACACCGTACGTGCGTTCAATCAACACAAGACCCaccagtgatgctcagatcaaaacaggaatagagccaaacaagtacaaagaagaTACCCATTACTTATTCTCTATTCATTGATTAAAAAATCATCTAGAAATAAAGTATCTTACTCCCGCCatgaattatttcacttttttaaaaagtttaagtGTCTGTGGTTTTCATGTAATCATACATTTATGGCCTTATATATCTTGCTTTTAGCGTTCCTGATGATTGTAAGTCATGCAAAGCGATTGGATAGCATCTAATGTATAAAAGTCTTTTTCTCTCTCAAAATTACTATTAGCTCGATAGTTATAAAACAGTTAAAGTTAAACTTTTCTTGTACTTTTTGTACGAACAAAGTTGCCTTATTGGTTCCTGATTATATTGAACggtcaaatatttaatcaaatagCAATGTCTggcaattaaaagaaatatatcgaataacaaaatactaaaattaaatgGTAAGTACCAATACTCCAATAGAAACTAGTTAGTAAAATTCATAGGAATATAGGAAACATTGTATTTTCATTCCAATTTCATGAATTTAGAAAACTCACCAATAATCTCGTTCGAACACTGCGGTTGGAGTATCCAATGTACAGAATTTCGTCCTCGTCGTTAGTACTAATACAGTAAAGACCATACGTATTGGGAACATCCCTTGTTTTTCTTAGCAGCCAAGCATTATGACTGTTGTTAAGTAATTGTTTCCAGACTTGTTTTTTCTTCTTGCACTTTCTGATTGGTTTGGTACAATGTGAACAAAggatttcctaaaaaaaaaagtagaacatatgaaataaaatttgtccTACAAATATGTTATTGCGAGTAAATAGAGTTGCTCGTCATGCACTTTACATGATACTGATGATCACGGATATATTGTATTGAATTTTCAAAACCACTAGCATGTTTTTGATATCGAGTAATAACAGTTCTGGATAATtcatttatttcagaaaatgaaaaacaaatcagaTAATTCATTTATATAACTGAATAAGACTATTGAATTTACCTGCATATTCTACCTGCTCAATCCAAATAAgcaagaaaaaaattcaaattaaccATTTGTTCCTGAAGTGTAAAGTCAAGCTTTATCCTTACCGTATCTGTCCACTGTATCCTTTCCAATTTTGAACTAATATGAACTGGCCAGTTAAAAAAGTGCAGTTTTGTTGTTCTTATAGAACGTTTAATAATGCTTACAATTAATAAATGATATTATTAAATAATGCAAACAAATATGATGTTTATCTAATAAAAAAACCCCACTTCCGACACAATTTTTAAACCGCGCAATCATTATTGTATTAGTCGTTCCTACATTTGTAAACCTGGTTGAAGAGTCAAGGGTTTTAGCACTCTTGTGTATTCATATCTGCTGATTTACATAATGacacattttgaattttcattgatcATGTTAATAGCAGACAAAATAATAAAAGtgacaaaaaataaagataaaaaaaacatgaatgtaGACCTTTTAATGtaaactaaatattttacctgCTGGTATAATCgtcaatgtattaaaaaaaaacataacgttTTGGAGCTGAAATGTAGTCGGATTTATTTCTTACCGTATCTGTCCACTTCATAGTTTCCAAATATGATCTGACAGGTATACAAtcgctttttattttttatactaaaagtttaataaagtctattattaacatttttatcaaaGGGAAACATACACACTAATATAATAATGATGCAATCAAAGATTAATTTTGTCTAAATATAACACTTAGTAGAAAAAAAATCTGCGCAATAACCCTGATATGATATCGTGCATATTGATTTATTTAAGGAAAAATAATGGTCaccattgaaagtgaaacaaaggtaattCAACTTATATCAGACAACGAAACGAAactgaaataaatcaaatatataacagAAAATGAGAAGTGATTTTTCTAGTATCTTCTACCTGCTGGATAATCTATTCAACATatgccaaaaaatatatataccattTATTACTGAAGTGTAAAGTTGGGTTTACCGTCTCATTCCACTTAATTCTTGACAATTTTGATGAAATATGAACTGTTCAGTTGAACAATTGCAATTTTATTCAATCATAAAGATCATCTATGATGGGTTTATCTATAAGACAAAACAAACATTTGGAGCTGAAATGTATTGTCGGATTTATTCCTTACCGTATCAGACCACTTCATCCTTTAAAGATATAACTGACAGGTTTACAATtgctgtcattttttttatataatcgtTAATAACATctattattaaattattatcacAGGGAATCAAATAAGCACTAATATAATAATGATGCAATCAATCGATTAGTTGTGTCTGAAAATAACACGTAGTAAACAATTTTTAACTGcgcaataaccatgataactttttgaaaatttatatttcgACAGATAATTGCTTTCAGAATCTTTAAATagcatatattttcatattattcATCACACTCATTACATAAAAATCTAGTTAGTTCTTTTAGGTCAATCTTTATGTATCCTTATTTACACAAAGGTCGACCTTATATTTGCTATTTTGCAACATTTGAACAGAGAGATTGGAATCACAATTCCGTCTTTTTGAGAATCTGAAATCACCATATGATACTTATCACCAAATTTGtccatgagcaacacgatggagcagaatctgcttacctttTTGAACAAATCAGTTCACTTTAATTGTCGGTGAAGATTCGTGTTGCGCAATCTTTAGCCTGCGTTCATGTGTTTTGGAATACTGTTGTTTGACATGATTTCGTTTTATCAGTTTTGAGCCAAGGCCTTCACTGTTTCACTtcgttttatgattttaaatcaCACTTTAAAATCTTACGCATCACTTTCAGTATCAATATTTTCGCCAATAACGTCATACATTCTGAATATTCGCTCTGTTATGGGAGTGTAAGATacgaagatttatttttaattcgCTCTTGTTGTTTTGTAACAGAGTTTTGGTATCTTATGGGGCTTGTACAAAGGGGAATGTATCTACCACTCCTAACTTTGATTGTTAAATAATCAGTTCTTGACAATATATTATAAGCATAGAATGACGGAATATAAATTTAGGACAATAATCTGTATGTGTTGGAGAGTCGGATGGAGTATGTGGTTAGGAGGGGGTCTCAATTTAGTCAAAGTAAGCGTGAGCTTACATCTTCGTAATAGGACTACACGATTAAtttcttttaagaaaaaaacGAGCACTGACATTTCAAAAGAgtgacaaaagataccaaagggacagtcaaactaagaaatctgaaataaactgacaacgccatggctaaaaatgaaaaagacaaacagacaaacaatatagtacacatgacacaacatagaaaactaaagaatgaacaacacgaaccccaccaaaaactaagggtgatctcaggtgctccggaagggtaagcagatcctgctccacatgtggcacccggcgtattgcttatgtgataacaaatccggtaaatagtctaattcggtaggtcacattcatgaaaacatttacaaatgttACAACACAgatcacatttattttaaaacttattattCGTAAATTCGATAAACGGACTCATGAGATACTTTTAATTGAGAATGACATTCATTAATAgtttaaataacttttcatttgtATTCAAGAAACCTGCAAATATGTGATTATGCATCAACTGATAAACACAAAAGCCCATGGAAAACCCATATCTATATTTAAATTAATGGGAAATTTCAGATCTTTAAATACCTTATGATGTGTCTTCAGAATATTTCTCATACAAGTTTCATGAGGCattaaatgtattaatttaaataaaCGGTTACAAAATCATTCCCAATGTAGTTTAACCATGTTATGATattgttaaaatgagcataggtCATGAACGAAAGAATACTTTTTGTGCTAATAGGACATTTATGGTATATACTTATGATGGTAAAAACGTACCTCAAATATTTAAAAGGGAAaggtgaatatatatatataaaacaatcaaTTGAAAAATTTAAGCTACTTTGATATAAACTTTCCGTGATTCAAATCTTCAAGCTTCTTTTCAAAGACACTACGATGAgtttatataataatgatgcaACCCAAGGTAAATCCTTTTAAATAAAGTCATATCTATATCAATATTGATagtatatttcaaatttaaaaatagcttataaatttaattttactgaatatttATCATACGAATTGCTCAATAAAGACAATCAATGTACTAGACATG includes:
- the LOC139503198 gene encoding uncharacterized protein isoform X1 translates to MKWTDTEILCSHCTKPIRKCKKKKQVWKQLLNNSHNAWLLRKTRDVPNTYGLYCISTNDEDEILYIGYSNRSVRTRLLAHTGGYDRQKIGKFLKGEDLKEFSISWVNEKKAECLEENFIDFVTLKQGFRPRFNLKRGRSC
- the LOC139503198 gene encoding uncharacterized protein isoform X2, whose protein sequence is MKWSDTEILCSHCTKPIRKCKKKKQVWKQLLNNSHNAWLLRKTRDVPNTYGLYCISTNDEDEILYIGYSNRSVRTRLLAHTGGYDRQKIGKFLKGEDLKEFSISWVNEKKAECLEENFIDFVTLKQGFRPRFNLKRGRSC